A genomic window from Acinetobacter lwoffii includes:
- a CDS encoding LPS-assembly lipoprotein LptE, translating to MHLGKRLAAIVLTCGLSAGLVGCGFHLKGTNPSSAPVAYSVMNLSLPPNTEELQEKLAVYLGAAGVQLSNAPNAYVLRVLDYTPRRLELNGKLVETLLRLNVTFRIEDAQGNPITEPRTVVATRTYQYDIETVNTDDQEQKYLNQVIIDDVAQQIARQISSNRLPLAKQNTPAQPAQ from the coding sequence ATGCATTTGGGCAAACGTTTAGCAGCAATTGTTTTAACTTGTGGTCTGAGTGCAGGCTTAGTCGGCTGTGGTTTTCATCTGAAAGGGACCAATCCGAGTTCCGCACCTGTTGCTTACTCTGTCATGAACCTGTCTTTACCGCCCAATACTGAAGAACTGCAAGAGAAACTGGCGGTTTACCTCGGTGCTGCAGGTGTACAGCTGAGTAATGCACCCAATGCTTATGTGTTACGTGTCCTGGATTACACCCCTCGCCGTCTGGAACTAAACGGTAAACTGGTTGAAACCTTATTACGTTTAAACGTGACTTTCCGGATTGAAGATGCACAAGGCAATCCAATCACTGAACCACGCACTGTGGTGGCAACACGTACGTATCAATATGATATTGAAACAGTCAACACCGATGACCAGGAACAAAAATATCTGAATCAGGTCATTATTGATGATGTGGCGCAACAGATCGCGCGTCAGATTTCATCGAACCGCTTACCCTTAGCCAAACAAAATACTCCAGCGCAACCTGCTCAATAA
- the leuS gene encoding leucine--tRNA ligase: MTTHIDSEYQASAIEPQVQQDWESRKAFKVADKVEGPRRYILSMFPYPSGKLHMGHVRNYTIGDVISRFHRLKGETVLQPMGWDAFGLPAENAAIAHQVAPAKWTFENIAYMRDQLKKLGLAVDWDREFATCTPEYYRWEQWLFVQLYKKGLIYRKLSTVNWDPVDQTVLANEQVENGRGWRSGALVEKRDIPMYYFRITDYAQELLDDLDTLKDGWPQQVLTMQRNWIGRSQGMDITFPSANPDVYADGLTVFTTRADTLMGVTYVAVAAEHPMALKAAETNPELAAFIEECRMGSVAEADLATAEKKGMATGLSVKHPVTGEEVPVWIANYVLMSYGSGAVMAVPSHDERDFEFANKYSLTIKQVIDAKGADDADFDATQWQEWYGSKEGKLVNSGEFDGLDFQGAYDAFLAKLEPTGLASSKVQFRLRDWGVSRQRYWGCPIPMINCPSCGQVPVPEEQLPVVLPTDVVPDGSGNPLNKMPEFYKTSCPSCGGDARRETDTLDTFVESSWYYARYASPDFTGGMVKPEAGQTWLPVNQYIGGVEHAILHLLYARFFHKLMRDEGVVQGNEPFTNLLTQGMVLADTFYREAESGKKTWFNPADIELEKDEKGRVLSAKYKEDGQEVVVGGQEKMSKSKNNGIDPQSIIDQYGADTARVFMMFAAPPDQSLEWSDAGVEGANRFLKRVWRLATGFLEKANTAASIDKTALSTAAQDLRRKTHETIQKVGDDIERRHAFNTAIAALMELLNANNKFEAQDDNDVAVARESITTLLTLLAPFAPHLSQTLLAEFGIGLNSTLFPAVDESALTRNTQTIVVQVNGKLRGKLEVSVDASKDDILAQAKALPEVQQFLTGPTKKEIVVPNKLVNLVV; the protein is encoded by the coding sequence ATGACTACTCACATTGATTCCGAATATCAAGCCAGTGCGATTGAGCCTCAAGTCCAACAGGATTGGGAATCTCGCAAAGCCTTTAAAGTTGCCGACAAAGTAGAAGGTCCACGTCGTTATATTCTCTCGATGTTCCCTTACCCAAGTGGCAAGCTACATATGGGTCATGTGCGTAACTATACGATTGGTGACGTGATCAGCCGTTTCCATCGCTTAAAAGGTGAAACTGTCCTGCAACCGATGGGTTGGGATGCTTTTGGTCTGCCTGCTGAAAACGCAGCGATTGCACACCAGGTTGCACCGGCAAAATGGACATTTGAAAATATTGCTTACATGCGTGACCAGTTGAAAAAACTCGGTCTAGCCGTAGATTGGGATCGTGAATTTGCGACCTGTACCCCTGAATACTATCGTTGGGAACAATGGCTATTTGTTCAGCTTTATAAAAAAGGCTTGATCTACCGTAAGCTTTCAACCGTGAATTGGGATCCGGTCGATCAGACTGTTCTTGCCAACGAACAGGTTGAAAATGGTCGTGGCTGGCGTTCAGGTGCATTGGTAGAAAAGCGTGATATTCCAATGTACTACTTCCGCATCACTGATTATGCGCAAGAGTTACTTGACGATTTAGACACGCTTAAAGATGGCTGGCCACAACAAGTGTTGACCATGCAGCGTAACTGGATTGGCCGCTCACAAGGGATGGACATCACTTTCCCTTCAGCAAATCCTGACGTGTATGCAGATGGTTTAACGGTATTTACTACCCGTGCCGATACCTTGATGGGCGTGACCTATGTTGCAGTTGCAGCAGAACACCCGATGGCGCTGAAAGCGGCTGAAACAAACCCAGAATTGGCTGCATTCATTGAAGAATGCCGTATGGGTTCTGTGGCAGAAGCGGATCTTGCGACTGCCGAGAAGAAAGGCATGGCAACCGGTCTTTCTGTGAAGCATCCTGTGACTGGCGAAGAAGTTCCGGTCTGGATCGCCAACTATGTATTGATGTCTTATGGTTCAGGTGCAGTGATGGCGGTTCCATCACATGATGAACGTGACTTCGAATTTGCCAATAAATATAGCTTGACCATCAAGCAAGTGATTGATGCTAAAGGCGCAGATGATGCTGACTTTGATGCGACTCAATGGCAAGAATGGTACGGCTCTAAAGAAGGCAAACTGGTTAATTCAGGCGAATTTGACGGTTTAGATTTTCAGGGTGCATACGATGCATTTCTTGCTAAATTAGAACCAACAGGCCTGGCAAGTTCTAAAGTTCAATTCCGTTTACGTGACTGGGGTGTATCTCGTCAGCGTTATTGGGGTTGTCCAATTCCAATGATTAACTGTCCATCATGTGGTCAAGTGCCAGTACCTGAAGAGCAGCTTCCTGTGGTTCTTCCGACTGACGTTGTTCCAGATGGTTCAGGTAACCCGTTGAACAAAATGCCTGAATTCTACAAAACGTCATGCCCAAGCTGTGGTGGCGATGCTCGTCGTGAAACAGATACGCTGGATACCTTCGTGGAATCATCTTGGTACTATGCACGTTATGCATCTCCCGACTTTACGGGTGGCATGGTAAAACCAGAAGCTGGCCAAACTTGGTTGCCTGTAAACCAGTACATCGGTGGTGTTGAACACGCGATTCTGCATTTGTTATATGCGCGTTTCTTCCACAAATTGATGCGCGATGAAGGCGTAGTACAAGGCAATGAACCATTCACTAACTTGTTAACGCAAGGTATGGTGCTAGCAGATACCTTCTATCGTGAAGCTGAATCTGGCAAGAAAACCTGGTTTAACCCTGCGGATATCGAACTTGAAAAAGACGAAAAAGGCCGTGTGCTTTCTGCCAAATATAAAGAAGATGGCCAAGAAGTTGTGGTTGGCGGTCAGGAAAAAATGTCGAAATCGAAAAATAACGGTATCGACCCGCAATCGATTATTGACCAGTACGGCGCAGATACGGCACGCGTGTTCATGATGTTCGCAGCACCACCAGATCAATCACTGGAATGGTCTGATGCCGGTGTTGAGGGTGCAAACCGCTTCCTGAAACGTGTATGGCGTTTAGCAACAGGTTTCCTTGAAAAAGCGAATACTGCTGCCAGCATCGACAAAACTGCTCTTTCAACGGCCGCGCAAGACCTACGTCGTAAAACTCACGAAACCATCCAGAAAGTCGGTGATGACATCGAACGTCGTCATGCATTTAACACTGCCATTGCTGCATTGATGGAACTTCTAAACGCGAACAACAAATTTGAAGCCCAAGATGACAATGACGTGGCGGTTGCACGTGAATCGATTACCACGCTGTTAACTTTACTTGCACCATTTGCACCGCATTTAAGCCAGACTTTATTGGCCGAATTTGGGATTGGATTGAATTCAACTTTATTCCCTGCGGTAGATGAATCTGCGCTGACACGTAATACACAAACGATTGTGGTTCAAGTCAACGGTAAACTCCGTGGTAAGTTAGAAGTATCAGTCGATGCTTCTAAAGATGATATTTTGGCTCAAGCCAAAGCATTGCCTGAAGTTCAACAATTCTTGACTGGCCCAACCAAGAAAGAAATTGTGGTACCGAATAAATTAGTGAATTTGGTGGTTTAA
- the holA gene encoding DNA polymerase III subunit delta: MKLDYLQALKRVDEARGAWVLHGQEPLLEQNLIDAFRSSWQKQDIERQRYDISSVADWKTVFNALNSLSLFSTQLAIEVHGNIKPDASSLKLLKSYLQQDSDNLLLVVMPKQDASSLKTSFFQVIDANGVNVSLVANYPKDRQQILGIEAEKLGIRLANDAWQWLEQHHEHNLLAAKNSLMRVSDTFAEIDVIQVEHLYACLQDQSRYSTYDLSDALLQGNLSQSIKIFQYLVASGEPMSLILWSLSKEMRLLMQLFEQPQNALQIGIWKTKVGLYQQALRRLSPQTFLAWPGLLLRIDASIKGFGHENPEHLVLQAISSICGKPLFH, translated from the coding sequence ATGAAACTTGATTATCTGCAAGCCCTGAAACGTGTCGATGAAGCTCGCGGTGCTTGGGTATTGCATGGTCAAGAGCCTTTGCTGGAACAGAATTTAATTGACGCCTTTCGCAGCAGCTGGCAAAAACAGGACATTGAACGTCAACGCTATGACATTAGTTCGGTCGCTGACTGGAAAACCGTCTTTAATGCTCTGAACAGTCTGTCGCTATTTTCAACACAGCTGGCGATTGAAGTGCATGGCAATATCAAGCCAGATGCAAGTAGTCTTAAACTGCTAAAAAGCTATTTACAACAAGACAGCGATAATTTGCTATTAGTGGTGATGCCCAAGCAAGATGCGAGTAGCCTAAAAACCAGCTTTTTTCAGGTCATTGATGCCAATGGCGTCAATGTTTCGCTGGTGGCCAATTATCCCAAAGACCGGCAGCAGATTCTGGGTATTGAAGCTGAAAAACTCGGCATTCGTTTAGCCAATGATGCCTGGCAATGGCTGGAACAACATCATGAGCACAACCTGCTTGCGGCAAAGAACAGCCTGATGCGGGTCAGCGATACCTTTGCTGAAATCGATGTGATTCAGGTGGAGCATTTATATGCATGTTTACAAGATCAGTCACGTTATAGCACCTATGATTTGAGCGATGCCCTGCTACAAGGCAATCTTTCCCAGTCGATCAAGATTTTTCAGTATCTGGTCGCTTCAGGTGAACCGATGAGCCTGATTTTATGGAGTCTCAGCAAGGAAATGCGTCTGTTGATGCAGCTGTTTGAACAACCGCAAAATGCCTTGCAAATCGGGATCTGGAAAACCAAAGTCGGGTTATATCAACAGGCCTTGCGCCGTCTTAGTCCGCAGACTTTTCTGGCCTGGCCGGGGTTATTATTAAGAATTGATGCCTCGATTAAAGGATTTGGACATGAGAATCCGGAGCATCTGGTACTACAGGCGATTTCCAGTATCTGTGGCAAGCCCCTATTTCACTAA
- a CDS encoding MacA family efflux pump subunit translates to MPKIKPTKLIMAAVIAIALIAAGWYFLKPKEQPPQYITAEVTQGDIESSVLATGILEATKMVSVGAQVSGQVRKMYVELGDQVKQGQLIARIDSVRQENDLKTAEASIKNQMAQLAVRQANLAKVEAEYNRQKAMYAQDATSRSELESAFANYKTAQADITAINAQIEQSRLTLATAKEDLGYTQIVAPMDGTIVAIVTEEGQTVNANQSAPTIVKLAKLDTMTIKAEISEADVMKVEEGQTVYFTTLGNNEKKIYAKLRQVEPAPNSINTDSNTSSSSSSSAVYYNALFDVPNEDGKLRIDMTAQVYIVLDEAKNVLTIPAAAIQGSNRPPRANRGEARGEGSRGEGGPASRSEAESAQGNRPAAERPARLNLSEAELALIEQGKAQRGMVRVLQADGTAKPTPVLIGLNNRATAQVLKGLKRGDQVVIADGSDTSNDAAKRGGNSRGPMRM, encoded by the coding sequence ATGCCAAAAATAAAACCGACGAAATTGATTATGGCCGCCGTGATTGCCATTGCGCTCATCGCTGCGGGGTGGTACTTCCTCAAACCCAAAGAACAGCCTCCGCAATATATTACGGCTGAAGTCACCCAAGGCGATATCGAAAGCTCTGTACTGGCAACTGGTATTCTGGAAGCGACCAAGATGGTCAGCGTGGGGGCGCAGGTTTCGGGTCAGGTCAGAAAAATGTATGTAGAACTGGGCGATCAGGTCAAGCAAGGTCAGCTGATTGCGCGGATTGACTCCGTTCGTCAGGAAAATGATTTAAAAACCGCTGAAGCCAGCATTAAAAATCAGATGGCACAACTTGCAGTAAGACAGGCGAATTTGGCCAAAGTTGAAGCTGAATACAACCGTCAAAAAGCCATGTATGCACAGGATGCCACTTCTCGCTCAGAGCTAGAATCTGCATTTGCGAACTATAAAACAGCACAAGCGGATATTACTGCCATCAATGCACAGATTGAACAGTCACGTTTGACGCTGGCGACTGCCAAAGAAGATCTTGGCTATACCCAGATTGTGGCCCCGATGGATGGCACAATTGTGGCGATTGTGACCGAAGAAGGTCAGACTGTAAACGCCAACCAGAGTGCGCCGACCATTGTCAAACTGGCCAAACTCGACACCATGACCATTAAAGCTGAAATTTCTGAAGCAGATGTCATGAAAGTTGAAGAAGGTCAGACGGTTTATTTCACCACCTTAGGTAATAACGAGAAAAAGATTTACGCTAAACTGCGTCAGGTTGAGCCTGCACCCAATTCAATTAATACCGATAGCAATACATCAAGCTCATCGTCAAGTTCTGCGGTGTATTACAACGCATTGTTCGATGTCCCGAATGAAGATGGAAAATTGCGTATTGATATGACGGCGCAAGTTTATATCGTGCTGGATGAAGCCAAAAATGTACTGACCATTCCTGCTGCAGCCATTCAAGGTTCAAACCGTCCGCCACGTGCCAATCGTGGTGAAGCTCGTGGTGAGGGTTCTCGCGGTGAAGGCGGCCCGGCATCACGTTCTGAAGCTGAATCGGCTCAAGGCAACCGCCCTGCCGCTGAACGTCCAGCGCGTCTAAACCTGTCTGAAGCAGAACTTGCGCTGATTGAGCAAGGTAAAGCACAGCGTGGCATGGTTCGTGTCTTGCAAGCCGATGGTACTGCAAAACCAACCCCTGTATTAATCGGTTTGAATAACCGCGCGACTGCGCAAGTGCTGAAAGGTTTAAAACGTGGTGATCAGGTGGTGATTGCCGATGGTTCTGATACCTCCAATGATGCAGCAAAACGCGGTGGCAATAGCCGTGGCCCAATGAGAATGTAA